The following are from one region of the Numenius arquata chromosome 23, bNumArq3.hap1.1, whole genome shotgun sequence genome:
- the RAB5C gene encoding ras-related protein Rab-5C isoform X1 has product MAGRGGAARPNGPAAGNKICQFKLVLLGESAVGKSSLVLRFVKGQFHEYQESTIGAAFLTQTVCLDDTTVKFEIWDTAGQERYHSLAPMYYRGAQAAIVVYDITNTDTFVRAKNWVKELQRQASPNIVIALAGNKADLATKRAVDFQDAQTYADDNSLLFMETSAKTAMNVNEIFMAIAKKLPKNEPQNVPGGAGRNRVVDLQESSQPSRSQCCSN; this is encoded by the exons ATGGCAGGTCGAGGTGGAGCTGCTCGACCGAACGGACCAGCCGCTGGAAACAAAATCTGCCAGTTTAAACTTGTCCTCTTGGGAGAGTCGGCAGTGGGGAAGTCCAGCCTCGTCTTGCGCTTCGTGAAGGGGCAGTTCCACGAGTACCAGGAGAGCACGATTGGAG CTGCCTTCCTGACACAAACGGTCTGCCTGGATGACACAACGGTGAAGTTTGAAATCTGGGATACAGCGGGCCAGGAGCGGTACCACAGCCTGGCACCCATGTATTACCGGGGGGCCCAGGCAGCCATCGTTGTCTACGACATCACCAACACA GACACATTTGTACGAGCCAAGAACTGGGTGAAAGAGTTGCAGAGGCAGGCTAGCCCCAATATTGTAATTGCACTAGCAGGAAACAAGGCAGACCTTGCTACCAAGAGAGCTGTGGACTTCCAG GATGCACAAACATACGCAGATGACAACAGCTTGCTGTTCATGGAGACGTCGGCAAAGACAGCGATGAATGTGAATGAAATCTTCATGGCAATAG CCAAGAAACTGCCAAAAAATGAACCGCAGAACGTTCCTGGTGGCGCAGGGAGGAATCGGGTGGTGGACCTTCAGGAGAGCAGTCAGCCCAGCAGGAGCCAGTGCTGCAGCAATTGA
- the RAB5C gene encoding ras-related protein Rab-5C isoform X2, whose protein sequence is MAGRGGAARPNGPAAGNKICQFKLVLLGESAVGKSSLVLRFVKGQFHEYQESTIGVKFEIWDTAGQERYHSLAPMYYRGAQAAIVVYDITNTDTFVRAKNWVKELQRQASPNIVIALAGNKADLATKRAVDFQDAQTYADDNSLLFMETSAKTAMNVNEIFMAIAKKLPKNEPQNVPGGAGRNRVVDLQESSQPSRSQCCSN, encoded by the exons ATGGCAGGTCGAGGTGGAGCTGCTCGACCGAACGGACCAGCCGCTGGAAACAAAATCTGCCAGTTTAAACTTGTCCTCTTGGGAGAGTCGGCAGTGGGGAAGTCCAGCCTCGTCTTGCGCTTCGTGAAGGGGCAGTTCCACGAGTACCAGGAGAGCACGATTGG GGTGAAGTTTGAAATCTGGGATACAGCGGGCCAGGAGCGGTACCACAGCCTGGCACCCATGTATTACCGGGGGGCCCAGGCAGCCATCGTTGTCTACGACATCACCAACACA GACACATTTGTACGAGCCAAGAACTGGGTGAAAGAGTTGCAGAGGCAGGCTAGCCCCAATATTGTAATTGCACTAGCAGGAAACAAGGCAGACCTTGCTACCAAGAGAGCTGTGGACTTCCAG GATGCACAAACATACGCAGATGACAACAGCTTGCTGTTCATGGAGACGTCGGCAAAGACAGCGATGAATGTGAATGAAATCTTCATGGCAATAG CCAAGAAACTGCCAAAAAATGAACCGCAGAACGTTCCTGGTGGCGCAGGGAGGAATCGGGTGGTGGACCTTCAGGAGAGCAGTCAGCCCAGCAGGAGCCAGTGCTGCAGCAATTGA